A genomic segment from Flavobacterium inviolabile encodes:
- a CDS encoding thioredoxin-like domain-containing protein — translation MTSSLEKTFWMLFVCLTSFFIKVNAAVKKEEKKIPLSITLASGYSISITILVQDGIGQKKIISGKTIPKGKKEIFRIPDKYLPGEVILQTEYVKTKGDVRKKKMHFLIVKEALNIVIDPLGSAFLQFEMSDLENPVFSGFLKEQENRVEAIQALEHVLAGKTKPVKERQAQEPYEKYRQAVAEYNDWIKKEAARHRELYVSHLYVFFRYPEYRFDKKGIRIPDSIVEQYFDNMDFEDPLLVTTNRLSKYFQNYIDLFTLQYPEDYDVQDSLVLEVSRNIVGKVYAGHPLVYGWAVDFLYKGIERGQYPRAMSYIEKVAMEGNCWVNNVELVRLKVKGSKYLNVGDKAPDFVSRTEPRSNYMSPKFQLYATLPTKPYRLIIFWLAGCGHCLDQIREMASFTKLKKNSDLLEIIAINIDEDEEAIPLRNNVITANPDWVQLVLDGGVSNEIARNYVVYQTLTMVLLDSKTNEIKSIPNDLIELEESLPYN, via the coding sequence ATGACATCTTCTTTGGAAAAAACGTTTTGGATGCTTTTCGTCTGTCTGACCTCTTTTTTTATAAAAGTGAATGCTGCTGTTAAAAAAGAGGAAAAGAAGATCCCGTTAAGCATCACGCTGGCCTCTGGTTACAGCATCAGTATTACCATTCTGGTCCAGGACGGCATCGGGCAGAAAAAGATTATCTCCGGTAAAACCATTCCGAAAGGAAAGAAAGAGATTTTCAGGATACCCGATAAATACCTGCCCGGAGAGGTGATACTCCAAACGGAATATGTGAAAACAAAAGGAGATGTCCGAAAGAAGAAAATGCATTTTTTAATTGTAAAAGAAGCTTTGAATATCGTGATAGACCCGTTAGGAAGTGCTTTTTTACAGTTTGAAATGTCCGATCTGGAAAACCCGGTTTTTTCCGGTTTTTTAAAAGAGCAGGAAAACAGAGTGGAAGCCATACAGGCACTGGAACACGTGCTTGCAGGGAAGACAAAACCGGTAAAAGAAAGACAGGCTCAGGAGCCGTATGAAAAATACCGGCAGGCGGTAGCGGAATACAATGACTGGATTAAAAAAGAAGCAGCAAGGCACCGGGAACTGTATGTTTCGCATCTGTATGTTTTTTTCCGGTATCCGGAGTATCGTTTTGATAAAAAAGGAATCAGGATTCCGGACAGTATTGTGGAACAGTATTTTGACAATATGGATTTTGAAGATCCGCTGTTGGTCACCACCAACCGGCTGTCAAAGTATTTCCAGAACTATATTGACCTGTTTACGTTGCAGTATCCGGAAGATTATGATGTTCAGGACAGCCTGGTGCTGGAAGTTTCCCGCAATATCGTGGGAAAAGTATATGCCGGGCATCCGTTAGTATACGGCTGGGCAGTGGATTTTTTATATAAAGGCATTGAAAGGGGGCAGTACCCCAGAGCGATGTCCTACATTGAAAAAGTAGCCATGGAAGGGAATTGTTGGGTAAACAATGTGGAACTGGTCCGGTTAAAAGTGAAAGGATCCAAGTATTTGAATGTGGGCGATAAAGCGCCGGATTTTGTTTCCAGAACAGAGCCCCGGTCGAATTACATGAGTCCGAAATTCCAGTTGTACGCAACCCTGCCCACAAAACCGTACCGGCTGATTATTTTCTGGCTGGCGGGCTGCGGACATTGTCTGGATCAGATCAGGGAAATGGCTTCCTTTACCAAGCTAAAGAAGAACAGTGATTTGCTGGAAATCATCGCCATTAATATTGACGAAGATGAGGAAGCCATTCCTTTAAGAAACAATGTTATAACCGCTAATCCGGATTGGGTGCAGCTGGTGCTTGATGGCGGCGTTTCAAATGAAATTGCCAGAAATTATGTGGTCTATCAAACCCTGACAATGGTACTGCTGGACAGTAAAACCAATGAAATTAAAAGTATTCCGAATGATCTGATCGAACTGGAGGAAAGCCTTCCGTACAATTAG